Proteins co-encoded in one Streptomyces sp. SLBN-31 genomic window:
- a CDS encoding GNAT family N-acetyltransferase, with protein MGMSVTISVATEQDTEQIFKLQYLCFQSEAALYGNYRIDPLVQSLESVRQEVAADCVFVARLGEEVVGSVRGRVTEDGSASIGKLCVHPRLQGHGIGARLLRAAETALVEERGAKKFRLFTGHRSEGNLRLYRRVGYETVGTSQGTDGVPMIILEKPAEAYVTTA; from the coding sequence ATGGGCATGAGCGTGACCATCTCGGTGGCGACCGAGCAGGACACAGAGCAGATCTTCAAGCTCCAGTACCTGTGCTTCCAGAGCGAGGCGGCGCTGTACGGCAACTACCGCATCGACCCGCTCGTCCAGTCCCTGGAATCGGTCCGCCAGGAGGTGGCCGCCGACTGCGTCTTCGTGGCGCGGCTCGGCGAGGAGGTCGTCGGCTCGGTCCGCGGCCGTGTCACCGAGGACGGCTCGGCCTCCATCGGCAAGCTCTGCGTCCACCCCCGCCTGCAGGGTCACGGCATCGGCGCGCGGCTGCTGCGCGCGGCCGAGACGGCCCTGGTGGAGGAGCGCGGCGCGAAGAAGTTCCGCCTGTTCACGGGCCACCGCAGCGAGGGCAACCTGCGTCTGTACCGCCGCGTCGGCTACGAGACGGTGGGCACGTCGCAGGGCACCGACGGGGTACCGATGATCATCCTGGAGAAGCCGGCGGAGGCCTACGTCACTACCGCGTGA
- a CDS encoding sigma-70 family RNA polymerase sigma factor, whose product MTHDLLTALRPLLTAEASAEAPASGAEPADLEQAVWLRLLERLDTHGAPLDPPGWLRRAVRSEARRSRRTTRHERPYGAEPADDTERDPADLALAAARRRALREAARRLPGRCPGLIEALLSPKDLTYREIAGELGMSQGSLGPERSRCLGCLRRLLTSEVAAREGRG is encoded by the coding sequence ATGACGCACGACCTGCTCACCGCCCTGCGCCCGCTGCTCACCGCCGAGGCCTCGGCCGAGGCGCCCGCCTCCGGGGCGGAACCGGCCGACCTGGAGCAGGCGGTCTGGCTCCGCCTGCTGGAACGCCTCGACACGCACGGCGCGCCCCTCGACCCGCCGGGCTGGCTGCGCCGCGCCGTCCGCTCCGAGGCCCGCCGCAGCCGCCGTACGACCCGTCACGAACGGCCCTACGGCGCCGAGCCCGCCGACGACACCGAGCGGGACCCGGCCGACCTCGCCCTCGCCGCCGCCCGCCGCCGGGCCCTGCGCGAGGCGGCCCGCCGGCTGCCCGGCCGCTGCCCCGGTCTGATCGAGGCCCTGCTCTCCCCGAAAGACCTGACATACAGGGAAATCGCGGGGGAGTTGGGTATGTCACAGGGCAGTCTGGGTCCGGAACGCTCCAGATGCCTGGGATGTCTTCGCCGTTTGCTCACATCGGAGGTTGCGGCGCGCGAAGGGCGGGGATAG
- a CDS encoding TetR/AcrR family transcriptional regulator, whose translation MSVDRDHVLRSAAALLTRKSTATMDEVAKAAGISRATLHRHFAGRDALVRALESLGIAECEAALDTAALDEGPAPEALRRLIRTLEPSAALLAFLYTENQLFEGEEQNTGWTRIDDRIADLFRRGQAAGEFRIDLTPAWLTEALYGLLASGAWAVTEGRVARKDFTHMIAELLLGGALRQDTPRRKES comes from the coding sequence ATGTCTGTCGACCGTGACCACGTCCTCCGCTCCGCAGCGGCCCTGCTGACCCGCAAGTCCACCGCGACGATGGACGAGGTCGCCAAGGCCGCCGGGATCAGCCGCGCCACCCTGCACCGCCACTTCGCGGGCCGCGACGCGCTCGTACGGGCGCTGGAGTCGCTCGGCATCGCGGAGTGCGAGGCGGCGCTGGACACGGCCGCCCTGGACGAGGGCCCCGCGCCCGAGGCCCTACGGCGGCTCATCCGGACGCTGGAGCCGTCGGCCGCCCTGCTCGCCTTCCTCTACACCGAGAACCAGCTGTTCGAGGGCGAGGAGCAGAACACGGGCTGGACCAGGATCGACGACCGCATCGCGGACCTGTTCCGGCGCGGGCAGGCGGCCGGCGAGTTCCGCATCGACCTCACCCCGGCCTGGCTCACCGAGGCGCTGTACGGCCTGCTGGCCTCCGGCGCCTGGGCGGTGACCGAGGGCCGCGTGGCCCGCAAGGACTTCACCCACATGATCGCCGAGCTGCTGCTCGGCGGCGCACTGCGCCAGGACACACCACGAAGGAAGGAATCATGA
- a CDS encoding 1-acyl-sn-glycerol-3-phosphate acyltransferase, which translates to MSRFALIKAVLGPIMRLMFRPRVEGVENIPGDGPVILAGNHVTFIDSMILPLVCDRQVFFIGKDEYVTGKGLKGRLMAWFFTGVGMIPVDRDGGKGGVAALMTGRRILEEGRVFGIYPEGTRSPDGRLYRGRTGIARLTLMTGAPVVPFAMIGTDKIQPGGAGMPRPAKVTVRFGEAMEFSRYEGMDRDRYVLRAVTDSVMAEVMRLSGQEYVDMYATKAKAA; encoded by the coding sequence TTGTCCCGCTTCGCGCTCATCAAGGCAGTGCTCGGACCGATCATGCGCCTGATGTTCCGCCCACGGGTGGAGGGCGTGGAGAACATCCCCGGGGACGGTCCCGTCATCCTGGCGGGCAATCACGTCACCTTCATCGACTCGATGATCCTTCCGCTCGTGTGCGACCGGCAGGTGTTCTTCATCGGCAAGGACGAGTACGTCACCGGCAAGGGCCTCAAGGGCCGGCTCATGGCGTGGTTCTTCACCGGCGTCGGCATGATCCCGGTCGACCGGGACGGCGGCAAGGGCGGCGTGGCCGCGCTGATGACGGGCCGCCGGATCCTGGAGGAGGGCCGGGTCTTCGGCATCTACCCCGAGGGCACCCGCTCCCCCGACGGCCGGCTGTACCGGGGGCGCACCGGCATCGCGCGGCTGACGCTGATGACCGGCGCGCCCGTCGTCCCGTTCGCCATGATCGGCACGGACAAGATCCAGCCGGGCGGCGCGGGGATGCCGCGCCCCGCGAAGGTGACGGTCCGTTTCGGCGAGGCCATGGAGTTCTCCCGGTACGAGGGGATGGACCGGGACCGGTACGTGCTGCGGGCCGTGACGGACTCCGTGATGGCGGAGGTCATGCGGCTGTCCGGGCAGGAGTACGTGGACATGTACGCCACGAAGGCGAAGGCGGCGTAG
- a CDS encoding methionine ABC transporter ATP-binding protein, with protein MITTSGLTKVYRSRGREVTALDGVDLHVREGEVYGVIGQSGAGKSSLIRCVNLLERPTSGTVTVAGQDLTALAGRGPRAGRELRRARSRIGMVFQHFNLLSSRTVQDNVELPLEILGKSGRERSRKALELLDLVGLADKARAYPAQLSGGQKQRVGIARALAGDPEVLLSDEATSALDPETTRSILTLLRDLNRQLGLTVLLITHEMDVVKSVCDSAALMENGRVVESGTVSELLATPGSELASALFPLGGEASGEDRTVVDVTFQGEAATQPVISQLSRTYNIDISILGAAIDTVGGLQVGRMRIELPGRYEDNVVPVGFLREQGLQIDVVGESRPVKEGAK; from the coding sequence GTGATCACGACATCGGGCCTGACCAAGGTCTACCGCTCGCGCGGTCGTGAGGTCACCGCCCTGGACGGCGTCGACCTGCACGTCCGCGAAGGCGAGGTGTACGGCGTCATCGGCCAGTCCGGCGCCGGCAAGTCCTCGCTCATCCGCTGCGTCAACCTGCTGGAGCGTCCGACGTCCGGGACGGTCACCGTCGCCGGGCAGGACCTCACCGCCCTCGCCGGCCGCGGCCCCCGCGCCGGCCGGGAACTGCGGCGGGCGCGCAGCCGTATCGGCATGGTCTTCCAGCACTTCAACCTGCTGTCCTCGCGCACCGTCCAGGACAACGTCGAACTGCCGCTGGAGATCCTCGGCAAGTCCGGCAGGGAGCGCTCGCGCAAGGCGCTTGAGCTGCTGGACCTCGTCGGGCTCGCCGACAAGGCGCGGGCCTACCCCGCCCAGCTCTCCGGCGGCCAGAAGCAGCGCGTCGGCATTGCCCGCGCCCTGGCCGGCGACCCCGAGGTGCTGCTCTCCGACGAGGCCACCAGCGCCCTCGACCCGGAGACCACCCGCTCGATCCTGACGCTGCTGCGCGACCTGAACCGGCAGTTGGGCCTCACGGTCCTGCTCATCACCCACGAGATGGACGTAGTGAAGTCGGTCTGCGACTCGGCCGCCCTGATGGAGAACGGCCGCGTCGTCGAGTCCGGCACGGTGAGCGAACTGCTCGCCACCCCGGGCTCCGAGCTGGCCTCGGCCCTCTTCCCGCTCGGCGGCGAGGCCTCCGGCGAGGACCGGACCGTCGTCGACGTCACCTTCCAGGGCGAGGCCGCCACCCAGCCGGTCATCTCCCAGCTCTCCCGCACCTACAACATCGACATATCGATCCTCGGCGCCGCCATCGACACCGTCGGCGGCCTCCAGGTCGGCCGGATGCGCATCGAACTGCCCGGCCGCTACGAGGACAACGTGGTGCCGGTCGGCTTCCTGCGCGAACAGGGACTGCAGATCGACGTCGTCGGTGAGAGCCGGCCGGTGAAGGAAGGTGCCAAGTGA
- the cbiE gene encoding precorrin-6y C5,15-methyltransferase (decarboxylating) subunit CbiE, whose amino-acid sequence MADRVTVIGWDGSPLTAAARSALGAATLVAGAAHHLALPEVPPSAERIRLGSVALAARRIAGHRGTAVVLADGDPGFFGVVRTLRAPEFGLEVEVVPAVSSVAAAFARAGMPWDDAQVVVAHRRTLRRAVNVCRAHTKVAVLTSPGAGPAELGLLLEGVHRTFVICEELGTEREQVTVVTSDKAPDHTWRDPNVVIVIGGPAGVGESGGWLAGRDPGAGPRGWTQPGEAYDGPLGEGETDLLRAAQLARLGPRVGDLVWDIGCGSGAFAVEAARAGAAVIAVDRELDACARTDAAARRFGVQAQIIRGTAPHVLENLPEPDVVRVGGGGAAVVSAVADRRPQRIVTHAATRDAAELIGRDLTEHGYDVECALLQSVELDTRAWTETERSVAFLLSGALPERTA is encoded by the coding sequence ATGGCCGACCGCGTCACGGTGATCGGCTGGGACGGCTCGCCGCTGACCGCCGCGGCTCGCTCCGCCCTCGGTGCCGCCACCCTGGTGGCCGGGGCCGCCCACCACCTGGCGCTGCCCGAGGTGCCGCCCTCCGCCGAGCGCATCCGGCTCGGCAGCGTCGCCCTCGCCGCCCGCCGCATCGCCGGACACCGGGGAACCGCCGTGGTCCTCGCGGACGGCGACCCGGGCTTCTTCGGAGTCGTACGGACGCTGCGCGCACCCGAGTTCGGCCTGGAGGTCGAGGTCGTCCCCGCCGTCTCCTCCGTCGCCGCCGCCTTTGCGCGCGCCGGCATGCCCTGGGACGACGCACAGGTGGTCGTCGCACATCGGCGCACCCTGCGACGCGCGGTGAATGTATGCCGGGCCCACACCAAGGTGGCCGTTCTCACCTCACCCGGCGCCGGCCCAGCAGAACTCGGCCTGCTCCTGGAGGGTGTGCATCGCACCTTCGTCATCTGCGAGGAACTGGGCACCGAACGCGAACAGGTCACCGTCGTCACCTCCGACAAGGCCCCCGACCACACCTGGCGCGACCCGAACGTCGTCATCGTCATCGGCGGCCCCGCCGGGGTGGGGGAGAGCGGCGGCTGGCTCGCCGGACGCGACCCCGGCGCCGGCCCGCGCGGCTGGACGCAGCCCGGCGAGGCCTACGACGGCCCGCTCGGCGAGGGTGAGACGGATCTGCTCCGCGCGGCCCAACTCGCCCGGCTGGGCCCCCGCGTCGGTGACCTCGTCTGGGACATCGGCTGCGGCAGCGGTGCCTTCGCCGTCGAGGCCGCCCGCGCCGGCGCCGCCGTCATCGCCGTCGACCGGGAGCTGGACGCCTGCGCCCGCACGGACGCCGCCGCCCGCCGCTTCGGCGTACAGGCACAGATCATCCGCGGCACCGCCCCGCACGTCCTGGAGAACCTCCCCGAGCCGGACGTCGTCCGCGTCGGCGGCGGGGGAGCGGCCGTCGTCTCGGCGGTCGCCGACCGCCGCCCGCAGCGCATCGTCACGCACGCCGCGACCCGTGACGCCGCCGAACTCATCGGCCGCGACCTGACGGAGCACGGATACGACGTGGAGTGCGCCCTCCTGCAGTCCGTCGAACTCGACACCCGGGCCTGGACGGAGACGGAGCGGAGCGTCGCGTTCCTGCTCAGCGGGGCGCTGCCGGAGCGCACGGCGTGA
- a CDS encoding aldo/keto reductase, which translates to MPFARLAAATTPTCHIGLGLAAVGRPGYINLGRDEDLGEHRSVEALRARTHELLDAAYVQGVRYFDAARSYGRSEEFLAEWLNARPSFDDIVVGSKWGYTYTADWTTDAETHEVKDHGLRTYQRQRAETAALLGDRLDLYQIHSVTPDSPALTDKELHAELARAAVQGLTIGFSTSGPAQADAIRAALAVTVDGEPLFRTVQSTYNALETSAGPALAEAHDAGLTVIVKEGMANGRLAAPHAPAALKAVAEETSLGCDAVALALILRQPWAGVVLSGAATLTQLSSNLHAAAVDLDEDQLARLAALAEEPRAYWEKRNSLPWH; encoded by the coding sequence ATGCCCTTCGCCCGACTGGCCGCCGCAACCACCCCCACCTGCCACATCGGACTGGGCCTCGCCGCGGTCGGCCGCCCCGGCTACATCAACCTCGGCCGGGACGAGGACCTCGGAGAGCACCGCTCGGTCGAAGCCCTGCGCGCCCGCACCCATGAACTCCTCGACGCCGCCTACGTGCAGGGCGTCCGCTATTTCGACGCGGCCCGCTCCTACGGCCGTTCGGAGGAGTTCCTCGCCGAATGGCTCAACGCCCGGCCGAGCTTCGACGACATCGTCGTCGGCAGCAAGTGGGGCTACACCTACACCGCCGACTGGACCACGGACGCCGAGACGCACGAGGTCAAGGACCACGGCCTCCGGACCTACCAACGTCAGCGCGCCGAGACCGCCGCGCTGCTCGGCGACCGCCTCGACCTCTACCAGATCCACTCGGTGACCCCGGACAGCCCCGCCCTCACCGACAAGGAACTCCACGCCGAACTGGCCCGGGCCGCCGTGCAGGGCCTGACCATCGGTTTCTCCACGAGCGGCCCGGCCCAGGCGGACGCGATCCGCGCCGCCCTCGCCGTGACGGTCGACGGCGAACCCCTCTTCCGTACCGTCCAGTCGACGTACAACGCCCTGGAGACCTCGGCCGGCCCCGCCCTCGCCGAGGCGCACGACGCCGGCCTCACGGTCATCGTCAAGGAGGGCATGGCCAACGGCCGGCTCGCGGCCCCGCACGCCCCCGCAGCCCTGAAGGCCGTGGCGGAGGAGACCTCTCTGGGCTGCGACGCCGTCGCCCTCGCCCTGATCCTCCGGCAGCCCTGGGCCGGTGTCGTCCTCTCCGGTGCCGCGACCCTCACCCAGCTCTCCTCCAACCTGCACGCGGCCGCGGTGGATCTCGACGAGGACCAGCTGGCCCGCCTGGCAGCGCTCGCCGAGGAGCCGCGGGCCTACTGGGAGAAGCGCAACAGCCTGCCCTGGCACTGA
- a CDS encoding glycerophosphodiester phosphodiesterase: MGTQENDQAGGTGRRALLGAAVLGAGGAVLGVVGTARAAEARHGGGLGSLPRPTIIGHRGTAGYRPEHTFGSYDLALDMGADIVEAGDLCPTKDGHLVCRHEPEIGGTTDVADHPEFAGRRTTKVLDGVSTTGWFTEDFTLAELKTLRAIERIPANRPHNTLYNGRWEIPTFDEVLRWQDEQTRRRGKQVWIYPETKHPTYFRKLGLGLEERVAKLLHKHGKDRRNSPVVLQSFEPTSIQRLNKLVDNPLVVLLSGATTRPWDFVESGDPRTVADLITPKGLREIAGYAQGIGPTLDLVITKKADGSLDKETTLVSDAHKVGLILHPYTMRNENPFLPAEYRRGTDADGYGDAFGAFKRYFATGIDGVFTDNADTGLLARADFVNG; this comes from the coding sequence ATGGGAACGCAGGAGAACGATCAGGCAGGCGGCACCGGGCGACGGGCGCTTCTCGGCGCGGCGGTGCTGGGCGCCGGCGGAGCCGTACTCGGCGTGGTGGGGACCGCGAGAGCCGCCGAGGCACGGCACGGGGGCGGGCTGGGCAGCCTGCCCAGGCCGACGATCATCGGCCACCGTGGCACCGCCGGCTACCGACCGGAGCACACCTTCGGCTCGTACGACCTGGCCCTCGACATGGGCGCCGACATCGTCGAGGCCGGCGACCTCTGTCCGACCAAGGACGGTCATCTGGTCTGCCGGCACGAGCCGGAGATCGGCGGCACGACCGACGTCGCCGACCACCCCGAGTTCGCCGGCCGCAGGACCACCAAGGTGCTGGACGGCGTCTCCACCACCGGCTGGTTCACCGAGGACTTCACCCTCGCCGAGCTCAAGACGCTGCGCGCGATCGAGCGCATCCCGGCCAACCGCCCGCACAACACGCTCTACAACGGCCGCTGGGAGATCCCCACCTTCGACGAAGTCCTGCGGTGGCAGGACGAGCAGACCCGCAGGCGCGGCAAGCAGGTGTGGATCTACCCCGAGACCAAGCACCCCACCTACTTCCGCAAGCTGGGCCTGGGCCTCGAGGAACGCGTCGCCAAGCTGCTGCACAAGCACGGCAAGGACAGGCGGAACTCGCCGGTCGTCCTGCAGTCCTTCGAGCCCACCAGCATCCAGCGGCTGAACAAGCTCGTCGACAACCCCCTCGTCGTCCTGCTGTCCGGCGCGACCACCCGCCCCTGGGACTTCGTCGAGTCGGGCGACCCGCGCACCGTCGCCGACCTGATCACCCCCAAGGGCCTCAGGGAGATCGCCGGCTACGCGCAGGGCATCGGCCCGACCCTCGACCTGGTCATCACCAAGAAGGCGGACGGCAGCCTCGACAAGGAGACCACCCTCGTCTCCGACGCGCACAAGGTCGGCCTGATCCTGCACCCGTACACCATGCGCAACGAGAACCCCTTCCTGCCGGCGGAGTACCGCAGGGGCACGGACGCGGACGGCTACGGCGACGCCTTCGGCGCCTTCAAGCGGTACTTCGCCACCGGCATCGACGGCGTCTTCACCGACAACGCCGACACGGGCCTGCTCGCCCGCGCCGACTTCGTCAACGGCTGA
- a CDS encoding MFS transporter produces MTSTLQPATTTEAVKRPGRWAALAVLVLAVLLVAVDATVLGLATPYISEDLNPSGTQLLWIGDVYSFVIAGLLVSMGSLGDRIGRKRVLLGGATAFGAISVLNAYASTPELMILARALLGVAGATLMPATLALIRNIFHDPRERSLAIGIWGATASAGTAVGPIVGGFLLEHFWWGSVFLINLPVMAVLVVVGIRTLPESRNPNPGPWDLTSVALSLVGVIGVVYAVKEAATDGLAWLPLAVGALGAAALTWFVRRQLTLPAPLLDMRLFRNRGFSAAVLADLLTILGLSGLVFFLSQYLQLVQGRGPLEAGLAELPAAVGAVAAGLVAGRVARRFSVRAVVAGGLAAVGLALAALTVLDRSTGYGLLGAALLVVGVGAGFSFTVTADVILSSVPKEQAGAASAVSETAYELGAALGIALLGTIVTGVYRGFSAPTGTPSGAHESLGGAVEAAAGMPTAAGRELLSSARESFVDGLSIASGVGAGVLLATAAAAWFMLRGQRLETHP; encoded by the coding sequence ATGACCAGCACCCTGCAGCCGGCGACCACGACCGAGGCGGTGAAGCGCCCGGGCCGCTGGGCCGCGCTCGCCGTCCTCGTCCTCGCCGTGCTGCTGGTGGCCGTCGACGCGACCGTCCTCGGTCTCGCGACCCCCTACATCAGCGAGGACCTCAACCCCTCCGGCACCCAGCTCCTGTGGATCGGCGACGTCTACTCCTTCGTCATCGCCGGTCTGCTCGTCTCCATGGGCAGCCTCGGCGACCGCATCGGCCGCAAGCGCGTCCTGCTCGGCGGTGCCACGGCGTTCGGCGCGATATCGGTCCTCAACGCCTACGCGTCGACACCGGAGTTGATGATCCTGGCCCGCGCCCTGCTCGGCGTCGCGGGCGCGACCCTCATGCCGGCCACCCTGGCCCTGATCCGCAACATCTTCCACGACCCGCGCGAGCGCAGCCTCGCCATCGGCATCTGGGGAGCGACGGCCTCCGCGGGCACGGCGGTCGGCCCCATCGTGGGCGGCTTCCTGCTGGAACACTTCTGGTGGGGCTCGGTCTTCCTGATCAACCTGCCCGTGATGGCGGTCCTCGTCGTCGTCGGCATCCGCACCCTTCCCGAGTCCCGCAACCCGAACCCGGGCCCCTGGGACCTGACCAGCGTCGCGCTGTCCCTGGTCGGCGTGATCGGCGTCGTCTACGCGGTGAAGGAAGCGGCCACCGACGGCCTCGCCTGGCTCCCGCTCGCCGTCGGTGCCCTCGGCGCGGCGGCCCTGACCTGGTTCGTACGCCGCCAACTCACGCTTCCGGCACCGCTGTTGGACATGCGCCTGTTCCGCAACCGCGGCTTCAGCGCCGCGGTCCTGGCCGACCTGCTGACCATCCTCGGCCTGTCCGGCCTGGTGTTCTTCCTCTCCCAGTACCTGCAACTGGTGCAGGGCAGGGGACCGTTGGAGGCGGGTCTCGCCGAACTGCCCGCCGCGGTGGGCGCGGTGGCGGCGGGTCTCGTCGCCGGGCGCGTGGCCCGCCGGTTCTCCGTACGCGCCGTCGTCGCGGGCGGCCTGGCGGCCGTGGGCCTGGCCCTGGCCGCGCTGACGGTCCTCGACCGGTCGACGGGCTACGGCCTCCTCGGCGCCGCCCTGCTGGTGGTGGGCGTGGGCGCGGGCTTCTCCTTCACGGTCACCGCGGACGTCATCCTCTCCTCGGTGCCCAAGGAGCAGGCGGGCGCGGCCTCGGCCGTGTCGGAAACGGCGTACGAACTGGGCGCGGCCCTGGGCATCGCACTGCTCGGCACGATCGTCACGGGTGTCTACCGGGGCTTCAGCGCTCCGACGGGGACTCCGTCCGGGGCACATGAATCCCTGGGCGGCGCGGTCGAGGCAGCGGCCGGGATGCCGACGGCAGCGGGCCGGGAACTGCTGTCCTCAGCCCGCGAGTCCTTCGTCGACGGCCTGTCGATCGCTTCGGGCGTGGGAGCCGGCGTCCTCCTGGCGACAGCGGCCGCAGCATGGTTCATGCTTCGAGGCCAACGCCTGGAGACCCACCCCTGA
- a CDS encoding methionine ABC transporter permease, with protein MTWSEMQPLLSQACWDTLYMVGWSTLIAVVGGLPLGILLVLTDRGGLLQNIVANKVIGQVVNIARSMPFIILMVALMTFTRSITGTTIGREAAIVPLAIGAIPFFARLVETAVREVDGGLVEAVQSMGGNTWTIVRKVLVPEALPSLIASTTTTIVALIGYSAMAGTVGAGGLGDIAIRYGYQRFETELMWITVAILAVVISLIQFAGDFAARSLHRRGGRSGPAPKLRLLKAAEPASADVGKVA; from the coding sequence GTGACCTGGTCCGAGATGCAGCCCCTGCTGTCCCAGGCGTGTTGGGACACCCTGTACATGGTCGGCTGGTCCACACTCATCGCCGTCGTCGGCGGACTCCCGCTCGGCATCCTGCTCGTCCTGACCGACCGGGGCGGGCTGCTGCAGAACATCGTGGCCAACAAGGTCATCGGACAGGTCGTGAACATCGCCCGCTCGATGCCGTTCATCATCCTGATGGTCGCGCTGATGACCTTCACCCGCTCGATCACCGGCACCACCATCGGCCGCGAGGCCGCCATCGTGCCCCTGGCCATCGGCGCCATCCCGTTCTTCGCGCGCCTCGTCGAGACGGCTGTCCGCGAAGTGGACGGCGGGCTCGTCGAGGCCGTGCAGTCGATGGGCGGCAACACCTGGACCATCGTGCGCAAGGTCCTCGTACCGGAGGCGCTGCCCTCGCTGATCGCCAGCACCACCACCACGATCGTCGCCCTCATCGGCTACTCCGCCATGGCCGGCACGGTCGGCGCCGGCGGACTGGGCGACATCGCCATCCGCTACGGCTACCAGCGCTTCGAGACCGAGCTGATGTGGATCACCGTGGCGATCCTCGCCGTGGTCATCTCGCTCATCCAGTTCGCCGGCGACTTCGCCGCCCGTTCGCTGCACCGCCGTGGCGGCCGCTCCGGCCCGGCGCCGAAGCTGCGGCTGCTCAAGGCCGCGGAGCCCGCGTCGGCCGACGTCGGCAAGGTCGCCTAA
- a CDS encoding GNAT family N-acetyltransferase, which translates to MSGTFPNISISTERLVLRPLDEDDVPALAEMMNDEQVGAWTSVPQPYTEELARVWITERAPAEREAGRGLTFAVTEFLTQRLVGVVQLARTNWHIRSTELSYIIAPWARGEGYASEAALATAQWLLGDQKFERIELRTAADNTASQQVAQKIGCISEGVLRNACIARVRAEDGTWNDVRTDYIVWSLLPEDLDGAGEQLADRDGFTTFPDWN; encoded by the coding sequence ATGAGTGGCACCTTCCCCAACATCTCCATCAGCACGGAGCGGTTGGTGCTGCGACCCCTCGACGAGGACGACGTGCCCGCCCTGGCCGAGATGATGAACGACGAGCAGGTGGGCGCCTGGACGAGCGTCCCCCAGCCCTACACCGAGGAACTGGCCCGCGTCTGGATCACCGAGCGGGCGCCCGCCGAGCGGGAGGCGGGACGCGGACTCACCTTCGCCGTCACGGAGTTCCTCACCCAGCGCCTGGTCGGCGTCGTCCAACTCGCCAGGACCAACTGGCACATCCGCTCCACCGAGCTGTCGTACATCATCGCCCCCTGGGCGCGCGGCGAGGGCTACGCCTCCGAGGCCGCGCTCGCCACCGCCCAATGGCTGCTCGGCGACCAGAAGTTCGAGCGGATCGAGCTGCGCACGGCGGCCGACAACACCGCGTCCCAGCAGGTCGCCCAGAAGATCGGCTGTATCAGCGAGGGCGTCCTGCGCAACGCGTGCATAGCCCGCGTCCGCGCGGAGGACGGCACCTGGAACGACGTACGCACCGATTACATCGTGTGGAGCCTGCTGCCCGAGGACCTGGACGGCGCCGGCGAGCAGCTGGCCGACAGAGATGGTTTCACCACGTTCCCCGACTGGAACTGA
- a CDS encoding MetQ/NlpA family ABC transporter substrate-binding protein, with translation MRNTAKLSTAVLAAGALTFGLTACGSGNDSASSDYSGPLVVAASPTPHAEILNFVEKNLAKKAGLDLQVKEFQDYIVPNTATEDGSVDANYFQNQPYLDDFNNKRGTHIVPVVTVHLEPLGLYSHKVDKVEALKSGATVAVPNDAVNEARALKLLAANGLITLKAGAGSEATPQDITKNPRNLKFKEVEAAQTARSLDDVDAAVVNGNYAISAGIKPAKEALVLESAKNSPYGNFLAVKKGNEKDPRVKKLAKLLTSPEVKKFIEDKYQGSVIPSF, from the coding sequence GTGCGTAACACCGCAAAGCTCAGCACCGCCGTCCTCGCCGCCGGAGCCCTCACCTTCGGGCTCACCGCCTGCGGCTCGGGCAACGACTCGGCCTCCTCCGACTACAGCGGACCGCTGGTCGTCGCCGCGAGCCCGACCCCGCACGCCGAGATCCTGAACTTCGTCGAGAAGAACCTCGCCAAGAAGGCAGGACTCGACCTGCAGGTCAAGGAGTTCCAGGACTACATCGTCCCGAACACCGCCACCGAGGACGGCTCGGTCGACGCCAACTACTTCCAGAACCAGCCCTACCTCGACGACTTCAACAACAAGCGCGGCACCCACATCGTGCCCGTCGTCACGGTGCACCTGGAGCCGCTCGGCCTGTACTCCCACAAGGTCGACAAGGTGGAGGCGCTGAAGAGCGGCGCGACCGTCGCCGTCCCGAACGACGCCGTGAACGAGGCGCGCGCACTGAAGCTGCTCGCGGCCAACGGCCTCATCACGCTCAAGGCCGGCGCGGGCAGCGAGGCGACCCCGCAGGACATCACCAAGAACCCCAGGAACCTCAAGTTCAAGGAGGTCGAGGCGGCCCAGACCGCGCGCTCCCTGGACGACGTGGACGCGGCCGTCGTCAACGGCAACTACGCCATCTCCGCGGGCATCAAGCCCGCCAAGGAGGCGCTCGTCCTGGAGTCCGCGAAGAACAGCCCGTACGGCAACTTCCTCGCGGTGAAGAAGGGCAACGAGAAGGACCCGCGGGTCAAGAAGCTGGCCAAGCTGCTCACCTCGCCCGAGGTGAAGAAGTTCATCGAGGACAAGTACCAGGGCTCCGTCATCCCCTCCTTCTGA